The proteins below are encoded in one region of Rhea pennata isolate bPtePen1 chromosome 21, bPtePen1.pri, whole genome shotgun sequence:
- the LOC134149745 gene encoding zinc finger and SCAN domain-containing protein 31-like, whose translation MEIQEGAVELEPKPCRQLAQAAKEPLASSGLRWPRSRLQQEGLSRRPKAQRAKGPQALKTLPGVTAAPDPVESSPHLPELSPDDDAEAYLASFERVAETCRWPRREWVTRLVPALSGKAQQAVSSLAAGDAGDYGKVKAAILRGCSVGTEMRRLRFRQFRYQEAAGPRDVYQRLRELLHCWLQPEMRTKEQIMELLILEQFLSILPEEIQSWVWVRHPESCAQAVALAESFQLGQQEARIWEQQVTVRVKVEEVTPEDMGSPENVWESQSPPSEPPQLISDDNSQEQVARSKFKFPHVPEDDVQSLQETGPGMGSRGEDQTILQRQETLHLPRALQGGSDGIVVQKPMQREIYRRQKGIPRDPSVFPQPPSQGLLGTVRDIRSQENGAHRPEKPHRCRDCGERFWVKHELAAHMKMHEKERPYPCAECGKSFNRLTHLKTHQRTHTGVKPYSCGECGKSFGHLSTLTTHQRLHTGERPYSCGACSKTFTNPSDLNKHQRSHTGERPYPCAECGKRFSQQSNLTMHQRSHTEERPYPCSECGKSFKYLADLTVHERSHTGERPFPCPQCGKSFSNKSSLARHTRIHARAAARNK comes from the exons ATGGAGATACAAGAAGGAGCTGTGGAGCTGGAGCCCAAGCCCTGCAGGCAGCTAGCCCAGGCTGCAAAGGAGCCACTAGCATCCTCTGGACTGCGCTGGCCACGCTCACGGCTGCAACAAGAGGGGCTCTCACGGCGCCCCAAAGCCCAGAGGGCTAAAGGGCCGCAGGCTTTGAAGACCTTGCCCGGGGTCACGGCAGCCCCAGACCCTGTTGAGAGCAGCCCCCATCTCCCTGAGCTGTCACCCGATGATGATGCAGAGGCCTACCTGGCCTCATTTGAACGGGTGGCCGAGACGTGCCGCTGGCCTCGCAGGGAGTGGGTGACACGGCTGGTGCCGGCACTGAGTGGCAAAGCCCAGCAAGCCGtgagcagcctggcagcaggggaCGCGGGGGACTACGGGAAGGTGAAAGCGGCCATCCTGCGTGGTTGCAGTGTGGGCACGGAGATGCGGCGGCTCCGCTTCCGGCAGTTTCGATACCAGGAGGCTGCGGGGCCACGTGATGTCTACCAGCGCCTACGGGAGCTGTTgcactgctggctgcagcccgaGATGCGCACCAAAGAGCAGATCATGGAGCTCCTCATCCTTGAGCAGTTCCTCAGCATCCTCCCCGAGGAGATCCAGAGTTGGGTCTGGGTCCGGCACCCCGAGTCATGTGCCCAAGCCGTGGCCCTGGCCGAGAGTTTCCAGCTGGGACAGCAAGAGGCCAGGATCTGGGAGCAACAG GTCACAGTGCGCGTGAAGGTCGAGGAGGTGACCCCAGAGGACATGGGGAGTCCTGAAAACGTGTGGGAGTCTCAGAGTCCCCCATCAGAGCCACCTCAGCTCATCTCTGATGACAATTCCCAGGAGCAAGTGGCACGGAGCAAGTTCAAGTTTCCCCATGTCCCTGAGGATGACGTGCAGAGCCTGCAAGAAACAG GTCCCGGGATGGGAAGCAGAGGAGAAGACCAGACCATTTTGCAAAGGCAAGAGACTCTGCATCTACCCAGGGCCCTCCAGGGTGGCTCTGATGGGATTGTGGTCCAGAAACCCATGCAAAGAGAGATCTACAGGAGGCAGAAAGGGATCCCACGGGATCCCTCAGTCTTCCCGCAACCCCCTAGCCAAGGGCTGCTGGGGACTGTGAGGGACATCAGGAGTCAGGAGAATGGTGCCCACCGGCCAGAAAAGCCCCACCGCTGCCGTGACTGTGGGGAGCGTTTCTGGGTGAAGCACGAGCTGGCAGCACACATGAAGATGCACGAGAAGGAGCGTCCCTACCCTTGCGCCGAGTGTGGGAAGAGCTTCAACAGACTGACTCACCTCAAGACCCACCAGCGGACCCACACAGGGGTGAAGCCCTACTCGTGTGGTGAGTGCGGCAAGAGCTTCGGGCATCTCTCGACACTGACCACCCACCAGCGCCTGCACACAGGTGAGCGGCCCTACTCTTGCGGTGCCTGCTCGAAGACCTTCACCAACCCCTCAGACCTCAACAAGCACCAGCGCTCACACACGGGTGAGCGGCCCTACCCCTGTGCCGAGTGCGGCAAGCGCTTCAGTCAGCAGTCCAACCTCACCATGCACCAGCGGAGCCACACCGAGGAGCGGCCCTACCCCTGCAGCGAGTGTGGCAAGAGCTTCAAGTACTTGGCGGACCTCACGGTGCATGAACGGTCGCACACAGGCGAGCGTCCCTTCCCCTGCCCGCAGTGTGGCAAGAGCTTCAGCAACAAGTCCTCCCTCGCTCGACACACGCGGATCCACGCCAGGGCTGCGGCCAGGAATAAGTGA